Proteins encoded by one window of Aspergillus puulaauensis MK2 DNA, chromosome 4, nearly complete sequence:
- a CDS encoding non-ribosomal peptide synthetase (COG:I;~EggNog:ENOG410PMS5;~InterPro:IPR010071,IPR000873,IPR020845,IPR036291, IPR036736,IPR010080,IPR013120,IPR042099,IPR023213, IPR001242;~PFAM:PF00501,PF01370,PF00668,PF07993;~SMCOG1127:condensation domain-containing protein;~TransMembrane:2 (o524-546i1114-1132o);~antiSMASH:Cluster_4.1;~go_function: GO:0003824 - catalytic activity [Evidence IEA]) has translation MSPLLSAPPAKTQNKLNNVLNNVAKQCNTSPDQVQDVYPCTPLQQGLIALSVTTPGAYMAQHVYKLQPGVDQERMKQAWSAVFQKHAILRTRILMLGENAMQVVLKHAVGPWSDCSDLQAYLTADQAIALQLGEPLSRLAISASHVVWSAHHSIYDGFSVELILRDVAAVYADGDIPQRPSFRQFIQRTFQQKQKAQTEEFWKQKTAHIEDVDLFPRLPAPTHRPQPNSVYERETRLSIEGPSRVTLSTVANAAWALVQSSHLGVDQVAYGATLSGRNSNMPDIDKVVGPTLATVPVCLDVNRNQLVRDYLQATQAYFTEIIPHQHIGLQNLKRLNATTAAICNFQTLFAFQPAGMAESQPYSHLLAEENEAGIDAGFYNYALTVQCSLAGNGTFKLLASYDDSLISQPQMERLVFQFEHIVSQLITKNGTEKLKDIDIISPQDLAVLDAWDRMAERYPAPLPLDAISHSIAARPNATAVSAWDGTLSYTQLDALAGRLASWLVQSCNVGPETVVPICFHRSQWMIVSMLAALKAGGAFLLLDPIYPEQRLNYMMDMVQARTILISESCKEKFTTFNGTAQVVDAAWFDTHTEKAIPLPLEKDLPSDRAMYLVFTSGTTGQPKGVVTTHQSYAVGAAGHIPALGLDTNTRQLFFSSPAFDLSIYETIGSLMAGSTICVPAEEDRNGSVAPVIRNMNVNMISLTSSYARHMRPEDVPCLKTLALAGEPMATDVQRVWADKLTLLNAYGPAECSVVSTVRRPVLMDTYSANIGPPTAGRAWIVDPKDHDSLLPIGATGELLIEGGHLGRGYLNDPEKTAAAYIFDPRWAKTKGSGPRRLYKTGDLVHFDEDGSIIIEGRKDTQVKIRGQRVEIAEVEYHVTKLFPKAAGTAVEVFRHESQVHLIAFLFCDEETWNGGDSSEKILQRLSTPDIKTMSDIKLQLEKVLPHHMVPTRYQLWPHMPTSLSGKLERKALREELRRPSGNIIELDETSAVFPDIDPSDSVALRLNQKILDLASGEKTAALEGRDFPLSILGLDSIQLISIVTFIRSEWGTKMTVGTLYDLKLTLTDLADLIKGPQSGRTSPAVPTLDLSKELQSVYRELTRRSESVKHKRRVFLTGATGLLGSQILRQLLADPSVQRVIVHVRASDATKGMARVVSTATLAKWWSPSYASRVECWPGDLAMPQLGLQSEQWRMLCGLGEPETRVTSIIHNGAAVQWQAPYQALKAANVDSTVELLTAVAQWAEPGSFTFVSGGLKKSPGQDFESFLKALEQANGYSQSKFVAEELVSRFAGHQSVHRVSIVRPGWVIGTEQDAVPNTDDFLWKLVQACIQIGAYPAEGGEQWLTVADAEEVSTRILGTTFAASGDSPSVDNVDNGTTVSRFWELIKEATGMKLTPMTAESWKQAAQDFVSRQSNQAPFLPVLAMLQDPQMSFGVKQPADARPSGQVDAAMKSNVRTLVEAGFFSESPSATAAAKVFTRSRVNEARPGLFL, from the coding sequence ATGTCTCCTCTTCTGTCTGCTCCCCCGGCGAAGACCCAAAACAAACTCAACAATGTCCTCAATAACGTTGCCAAACAATGCAACACATCGCCCGACCAAGTCCAAGATGTCTACCCTTGCACGCCGCTGCAGCAGGGCCTGATAGCCCTATCCGTGACGACCCCGGGCGCGTACATGGCACAGCATGTGTACAAGCTGCAGCCCGGGGTCGATCAGGAACGCATGAAACAAGCCTGGAGCGCCGTCTTCCAGAAACACGCGATCCTGCGCACGCGCATCCTGATGCTCGGAGAAAATGCCATGCAGGTGGTGCTGAAGCACGCGGTGGGCCCGTGGAGCGACTGCAGCGATCTGCAGGCATATCTCACAGCAGATCAAGCGATCGCTCTGCAACTGGGCGAACCACTGTCGCGACTGGCCATCTCCGCTTCCCATGTGGTCTGGAGTGCCCACCACAGCATCTACGACGGTTTCTCCGTCGAGCTTATCCTGCGTGACGTCGCCGCTGTCTACGCCGACGGGGATATCCCACAACGGCCCTCGTTTCGCCAGTTCATCCAGCGCACCTtccagcagaagcaaaaggcgCAGACTGAGGAGTtttggaagcagaagacTGCCCACAtcgaggatgtggatttgTTTCCCCGGCTGCCAGCTCCGACACACCGACCGCAGCCCAACAGCGTTTACGAGCGTGAGACGAGACTGTCGATTGAGGGCCCGTCAAGAGTCACTCTGTCGACCGTCGCAAACGCAGCCTGGGCCCTTGTGCAGTCCAGCCATCTCGGGGTCGACCAGGTAGCGTATGGAGCGACATTAAGCGggcgcaacagcaacatgCCAGATATCGACAAGGTCGTTGGCCCTACCCTTGCAACAGTCCCAGTGTGTCTGGACGTGAACCGCAACCAGCTTGTACGCGACTATCTGCAGGCGACGCAGGCTTACTTCACTGAGATAATTCCCCATCAGCACATCGGACTGCAGAATCTGAAGCGATTGAACGCGACTACGGCGGCAATTTGCAACTTCCAGACCCTCTTTGCGTTCCAGCCAGCAGGTATGGCTGAGTCGCAGCCATATAGCCATCTCCTTGCTGAGGAGAACGAGGCTGGAATCGATGCTGGTTTCTATAACTACGCCCTTACCGTGCAGTGCTCCCTTGCCGGGAATGGAACCTTTAAGCTGCTTGCTTCATACGACGACAGCCTGATATCGCAACCGCAGATGGAACGGCTTGTCTTCCAGTTCGAGCACATCGTCTCCCAGCTCATCACTAAGAACGGGACAGAAAAGCTGAAGGACATTGACATTATTTCTCCCCAGGACCTGGCGGTGCTTGATGCCTGGGATAGAATGGCTGAGCGATATCCAGCGCCATTACCCTTGGACGCAATCAGTCACTCCATCGCCGCTCGTCCTAATGCCACAGCTGTATCTGCCTGGGACGGCACCCTCTCCTACACACAACTCGACGCCCTCGCAGGGAGACTCGCCAGCTGGCTGGTCCAGAGCTGCAACGTCGGCCCAGAAACAGTGGTCCCGATTTGCTTCCACCGGTCGCAGTGGATGATCGTGTCCATGCTGGCAGCCCTGAAGGCCGGCGGTGCATTCCTCCTGCTTGACCCCATCTACCCAGAGCAGCGTCTCAACTACATGATGGACATGGTGCAGGCTAGAACCATCTTAATCTCAGAATCATGCAAAGAAAAGTTCACCACGTTCAATGGAACAGCCCAAGTCGTCGACGCTGCCTGGTTCGACACCCACACCGAAAAAGccatccctcttcctctAGAGAAGGACCTCCCTTCTGATCGCGCCATGTATCTCGTCTTCACATCCGGAACCACCGGCCAGCCAAAGGGCGTTGTGACCACCCACCAGAGCTACGCCGTAGGCGCAGCAGGACACATCCCAGCCCTCGGCCTAGACACAAACACGCGACAGCTGttcttctcatccccagccttCGACTTGAGTATCTACGAGACAATTGGGTCCTTAATGGCAGGCAGCACCATCTGCGTCCCAGCAGAGGAAGACCGGAACGGCAGCGTCGCGCCCGTTATACGGAATATGAACGTGAATATGATATCCCTGACTTCGTCGTACGCCCGTCATATGCGTCCTGAAGACGTTCCTTGTTTGAAGACGCTTGCCTTGGCGGGAGAGCCCATGGCGACGGACGTTCAGCGCGTCTGGGCCGATAAGCTTACTCTGCTGAATGCGTATGGCCCGGCTGAGTGCTCTGTTGTTAGTACTGTGAGACGCCCTGTCTTGATGGATACGTATTCTGCCAATATTGGTCCACCCACGGCGGGCAGGGCGTGGATCGTGGATCCGAAGGATCATGACTCCCTGCTTCCCATAGGAGCTACCGGTGAGCTGCTGATCGAGGGAGGGCATCTTGGTCGTGGGTACCTGAATGATCCGGAGAAGACGGCGGCAGCGTATATCTTTGATCCCCGCTGGGCGAAGACAAAGGGATCCGGACCAAGACGGTTATATAAGACGGGTGACTTGGTGCactttgatgaggatgggtCTATCATTATCGAAGGACGCAAAGATACGCAGGTCAAGATCCGAGGCCAGCGTGTTGAGATCGCAGAGGTTGAATACCATGTTACGAAGTTATTCCCCAAGGCTGCTGGGACTGCTGTCGAGGTCTTCAGACACGAGAGCCAGGTCCATCTCATAGCGTTTCTCTTCTGCGATGAAGAGACGTGGAATGGAGGTGATTCCTCAGAGAAGATCCTTCAGCGTCTGAGCACCCCTGATATAAAGACTATGTCGGATATCAAGCTCCAGCTCGAAAAGGTCCTCCCTCACCATATGGTACCTACTCGATACCAGCTGTGGCCGCACATGCCCACCTCGCTTTCTGGGAAACTAGAGAGAAAGGCACTACGAGAGGAGCTGCGTCGCCCGAGTGGAAATATCATCGAGCTCGACGAGACAAGTGCCGTCTTTCCTGACATTGATCCCTCAGACAGCGTTGCCCTCCGCCTCAACCAGAAGATCCTGGATCTCGCATCCGGCGAGAAGACAGCAGCCCTGGAGGGCCGGGACTTCCCCCTGTCTATTCTCGGCTTGGACTCAATCCAGCTTATCAGCATTGTGACATTCATCCGCAGCGAGTGGGGAACCAAGATGACAGTCGGCACATTATACGACCTCAAGCTCACCCTGACGGACCTGGCAGACCTGATCAAGGGCCCGCAATCAGGCAGGACAAGTCCGGCTGTACCAACTCTTGACTTGTCGAAAGAGCTGCAGAGCGTGTACCGGGAATTAACACGCCGGTCGGAATCCGTCAAGCATAAACGAAGGGTCTTCCTGACTGGTGCAACCGGGCTGCTAGGCTCACAGATCCTGCGTCAACTCCTCGCCGACCCCAGCGTGCAGCGAGTAATCGTGCATGTGCGCGCAAGCGATGCCACCAAGGGCATGGCCCGCGTTGTATCTACTGCAACATTAGCCAAATGGTGGTCCCCTTCCTACGCAAGCCGGGTGGAATGCTGGCCAGGGGATCTTGCAATGCCCCAGCTCGGTCTCCAGTCTGAGCAGTGGCGGATGCTCTGCGGACTAGGAGAGCCGGAGACCCGAGTCACCTCAATCATCCACAACGGTGCAGCCGTGCAGTGGCAGGCACCGTATCAGGCGCTCAAGGCTGCGAATGTGGACTCTACCGTGGAACTGTTAACGGCTGTAGCGCAGTGGGCAGAGCCTGGTAGTTTCACGTTCGTCTCGGGAGGGTTGAAGAAATCCCCAGGGCAGGACTTTGAGTCGTTCCTGAAGGCCCTGGAACAGGCGAACGGGTACAGCCAGAGTAAATTCGTTGCTGAGGAGCTGGTCTCGCGCTTTGCGGGCCATCAGTCTGTCCATCGAGTCTCAATTGTCCGTCCCGGTTGGGTTATCGGGACTGAGCAGGATGCTGTCCCGAATACCGATGATTTTCTGTGGAAGCTAGTCCAGGCCTGTATCCAGATTGGAGCTTATCCTGCTGAGGGAGGAGAGCAGTGGTTGACCGttgctgatgctgaggaGGTATCAACTCGTATTCTGGGCACCACATTTGCAGCCAGTGGTGACTCTCCATCCGTTGATAATGTGGACAATGGTACCACGGTCTCGCGCTTCTGGGAGCTAATCAAGGAAGCAACAGGCATGAAGCTGACCCCGATGACCGCTGAAAGCTGGAAACAGGCTGCGCAGGACTTTGTTTCTCGCCAGTCGAACCAGGCGCCGTTTTTGCCGGTGCTGGCTATGCTGCAGGATCCCCAGATGAGCTTTGGGGTGAAGCAGCCCGCAGATGCAAGACCGAGTGGCCAGGTCGATGCTGCAATGAAGAGCAATGTCCGGACTCTCGTGGAAGCTGGCTTCTTCTCTGAGTCTCCGAGTGCAACTGCTGCGGCGAAGGTGTTTACCAGATCCCGTGTTAACGAGGCTCGACCGGGGTTGTTTCTTTAA